The DNA segment ATCTATGCCATCGCGGTTGCTGCTGCAGTCCTATTTGTCCCAACATTATTCCGGCCGAAGCTTCTCGTCCTCGCCGCGCTTCTTATGGTCTACGCCGCACGCGAAGTACCGCGGGCCACGGGTGTGGAGGTGTTCGGGTATCTGGATGAGTTGGCTGTGGTCCTCGTTGCGACGCTGCTTCCGCTACACAGGCTCGCTGGCGGCGAGCGGCTTAGAAGATACCCTGGGCTATTACCATTTTCGGCTTTCGTGGCAATTGGCCTACTAAGTGCCCACCTGAACGGCGTCGCGGCTAGTCTAGCGGTTCAAGGAGCATTTCTGGTCGTAAAAGGCGTCTTGTTTGGATACGCTCTTGCGCAGGTTGACTGGCGTCCTTCGGATCTGGCTATATTCGCTAAGGGCGGACTTGTGGTTGTCGTCGTGTCATTGGTTACTGCGTTGATCAATATGGTGCTGCCGGCGCATTGGTACGCTTTGATGACCAACGGCCTTTTGCAACCTGACTATCGCGGCCCAGTGGCTTCTCTAATCGGGCCACTCCCGCACCCGGGCGACTTCGGTATTGTCATGAGCCTCCTGTCAATCGGACTGTTCGCTTGGGCCAAGGAAGTTCGGTCGAGCCCCTTGATCTGGTTTGGCGTGGCCGTCACATCAGTCGCGGCTTTGCTAAGTTTCCGGCGAAAGTCGATTCTGGGGATAGTTGCTGCTGTGTCAACGCTGCAAACGCGAGTTTCCCGCGGTGCCGCAATTTCCCTCTTAGGTCTAGCGGGGCCGCTGTTGTTGTTTGCGCTATGGGGCACCGTATCGGATGTAATTAGCTACACTCGGCTCGAATATTCAGATCCAACGGCGGCTGCCCGAATTGTTCTGACCGTCGATTCGTGGCAAGTAGCGGTTCAGCATTTTCCCTTTGGAGCCGGATTCTCTCGATTTGGGACCGCGCTAGCCCGAGATCACTACAGTCCCGAGTATGTGAAGCTTGGCTATGAGTCGATTTGGGGACTTGGGAATACGCCCGATAGCAATCATTTTCTCACCGACACTTCGTGGCCTGCGCTGCTCGGCGAGGCGGGCGTTTTCGGCGCAATTGCCTTTGTCTTAGGTCTTGCCTCGATCTTCCGCAGTGTCCGCGGCTTTCACACGAGCGCGTCGCCGGGGTTGCAGCGATGGTTAGGATTGACGGCGCTGGGTTGGTTTGTGCAGTTCATCGTTGAGTCTGCAGCCGCACCGGTGTTCTCGGCAGCGCCGACAAACGTTCTACTTTTCGGAATCGTCGGCGTCCTCGTCGGACTAGACGCTGATCGCATGCCGGATGCGCGTGATGTGGTGCGGTGTTCGAGCGGAAGCAATGTTCGGGGCTATGGTGCAGGCGCCTCGGCATTCGTGGATAAGAGGAAATTATGGCATTAACTCCGTACATTCACGCCTTCCGTCGGCAGTGGATCATGCTACTCCTCTCTGTCGTTCTTGGCGGCGGCGCCGCCGCGGCGCTTTCGTATATGCAGACGCCAATCTATCAGAGTGACACCCGGTTGTTTGTGTCAACTAATGGTATTGGGTCAGACGGAAACCAGCTGAATCAAGGAAGCAACTTCACCCAACAGCGTGTGAAATCGTACGCGGATATCGTGTCCAGTCCGGCCGTTCTTGGCCCGGTGGTCGCGAAGTTGGGTCTAGGCGAATCTGTCTCCGATCTGTCGAAGATGGTGTCGGCTACGGCCGCGCCGGACACCGTGATTCTTGAAATCGCCGTCAGAGATTCTTCTCCGAATCGTGCTCGCGACATCGCGAAGGCGGTAGGCGAACAATTCATCTCGTTGGTGGAAGATATCGAAAGGCCGCCGAGTTCCGCTGTCTCGCCCGTGAAGATTTCCGTAGTGGAGGAAGCGGAGATCCCTCAGGGGCCCGTGGCGCCCAGAAAAAAGTTCAGTGTTAGTGTGGGTCTAGCGCTAGGTCTTGCGATCGGGGGCGGGATCGCAATCGCGCGCGACTCCTTCGATAAGACGGTTCGCTCTAGAGATGCTGCAGCGGATCTTACTGGTTCGCCGATATTGGGCGCGATCCCGCAGGACACAGCGATGCATTCGCATTCGCTACTATTGCCATCAGAACATCCGACGCTTGG comes from the Cryptosporangium phraense genome and includes:
- a CDS encoding polysaccharide biosynthesis tyrosine autokinase encodes the protein MALTPYIHAFRRQWIMLLLSVVLGGGAAAALSYMQTPIYQSDTRLFVSTNGIGSDGNQLNQGSNFTQQRVKSYADIVSSPAVLGPVVAKLGLGESVSDLSKMVSATAAPDTVILEIAVRDSSPNRARDIAKAVGEQFISLVEDIERPPSSAVSPVKISVVEEAEIPQGPVAPRKKFSVSVGLALGLAIGGGIAIARDSFDKTVRSRDAAADLTGSPILGAIPQDTAMHSHSLLLPSEHPTLGAEAFKRLQANIRFLSVDRKIRSLVVTGSVPDEGKTTTAANLAVALAQAGDPTILVDGDLRRGRLSDLFALSRGVGLTSVLLGDVAVSDAAQRWRHDLPLLILPSGPTPPNPVELLGSTRLSDTVDALVDDGFTVIFDSPPLVPVVDAALLAQATDGALLVVRVGKTRSDQIISSVEALRATGSQILGVVANRVQREPGHSYYSDVYGVSGA